The window AAGAGGGATGAATATAACAATTGGAACAACAGCTAAAACAGATGAAGAGGGTTTTGAGCTTTTAAAGCTTATGGGCATGCCCTTCAGGAATTGATGGAGGAGTAGATGGCAAGAAGGTCAATGATAGAGAAATGGAAAAAGACTCCTAAATATAGCACGAGACATAGAAATAGATGTGCTGTTTGCGGTAGACCAAGGGGCTATCTGGGAAAATTTCAGATGTGTAGAATATGTTTCAGGAATTATTCTTTAAGAGGAGAGGTTCCTGGAGTGACTAAATCAAGCTGGTAAGGGGGCATGTATGGCGATGACAGATACTATAGCTGATATGCTTACAAGAATAAGAAATGCTATAATGGCTCGACATGAGTCGGTTGATATACCTTATTCTAACGTGAAGTTAGCTATATCAAAGATATTGAAAGAAGAAGGATACATAAAAAATTATAAGATTTTTGTTGATGATATGAGGAAAAAGTTTTTGAAGATTTATATACACTATGATACTCATAATCAAAGCGTGATTACAGGCTTGAAAAGAATCAGCAAACCGGGAAGAAGGGTATACGCAAAGGTTGATGAGATGCAAAAGCTCTCAAAACGTTATGGCACGGTGATTCTTTCAACCTCGAAGGGATTGATGACAAATAAAAATGCAAAGAAGAATAACACAGGCGGCGAACCCCTCCTGTTGGTATGGTGAGGTGTGGTATGTCAAGGATAGGTAAAAAACCTATTACATTGCCTGATGGTGCGAAGCTGGATTTTGAAGGCGATGAAATAACAGTGTCCGGGCCGAAGGGGTCACTGAGCAGAAAACTACTTGAGGGATTAGAGCTGTCCTTTAATGGAAATGTTGTAACAGTACTGAGAAAAAATGAAGAAAAGAAAATAAAGGGTTATCATGGACTTATGAGAACCTTAATTTCAAATATGGTTGAAGGTGTTCACAACGGATTCGAAAGGAAGCTCGAAATAGCCGGTATTGGATATCGAGCTGAATTAAAAGGGAATGACCTGATATTTAACCTTGGATATTCACATCCTATAACATTTCCATTACCCCTTGGGATAGATGCGCAGGTTGATAAGCAGACATTAGTGACGATAAAAGGTATAAACAAAGAGCTTGTTGGTGAAGTTGCAGCAAAAATCAGGGCTCTGAGGAAACCAGATGTATATAAAAATAAAGGTGTAAAATATGCAGGTGAAGTTTTAAGGAAGAAGGCAGGCAAAACAGGGAAGAAGTAAGGAGCTGAAATGCAGAGAAAAGATAAAGCCGAAGCGAGACTGAAAAGAAAAAAAAGAATCAGAAAGAAAGTGGCTGGAAGTCAGGAAAAGCCGAGGCTCTGTGTTTATAAAAGCTTAAGCAATATTTACGTGCAGCTGATTGATGATGTGCATGATAAGGTTGTGACAGGCATTTCCACCCTGAATAAGGATGTGAAGGCGCAGATGAAATATGGCGGCAACATAGAAGCAGCTAAAAAAATTGGTGAGTGTATCGGCAAGAAGGCAATCGAAATGGGATTTACAAAGGTTGTTTTTGACAGAAACGGTTTTAAATATCACGGCAGAATCAAGGCACTTGCGGAGGCAGCAAGAGAAGCCGGTCTAATTTTTTGAGAGGAGGCTTTCTATTGGTTGAGAAAAGGCGCATTGAAGTGGATGGAATTGAATTACAGGACAGACTGGTATATATAAATCGTGTTGCGAAGGTTGTAAAAGGCGGCAGGCGTTTCAGCTTCAGCGCAATAGTTGTGGTTGGCGACGGTAACGGTCATGTAGGATATGGTTTGGGAAAAGCAAACGAAGTGCCTGATGCAATTCGTAAAGCAATTGAGCGTGCAAAAAAGGATCTTGTAGAAGTTCCAGTTTCGAACGGTACAATTCCGCATGAAGCCAAGGCGAAATACGGTACAAGCCAAGTATTTATGAAGCCTGCAAGCGCAGGAACAGGCGTTATTGCGGGAAGGGCGGTGAGGGCTGTAGTTGAAGTGGCGGGCATAACGAATATATTAACGAAGTGTTATGGCTCAAGGAACTATCATAATGTTGTGAAGGCTACAATAAAAGGACTTTCCACGTTAAAATCGCCTGAGATGTCATTGAAACAGAGAGGAAAAATTAAGGGCGAGGAGGCTTGATGTGTCTTATCTCAAAGTAAAATGGATACACAGTACTAACGGTTGTACTAAGGACATGAGGGCTACGGTAAAAAGTCTTGGTTTTAAAAGGCTCTATGAAGAAAAGGTTGTAAAAAATACGCCCGAGATAAGAGGGATGGTAAAAAAAGTTATACACCTCGTAAAGGTGTTGGAGGATGTTCAATAGATGAAACTTTCAGACTTAAAACCATGTGAGGGATCAAGAAAGAAAAGAAAAAGAGTAGGAAGGGGCACAGGTTCTGGCCATGGAACTACTGCAACATACGGAAACAAGGGTCAGCGAGCAACGAGCGGTGGTACAAAAAATAAATCGTTTGAAGGCGGTCAGATGCCTCTTACGAGGAGAATCCCGAAGAGAGGCTTTAAGAATCCTTTTAGAAAAGAATATGCACTTGTAAAAATAATAGATCTTGAGGTGTTCAGGGGGAAGGAAAGGGTAGACATAGAGGATTATTTTACTACAGGATTAGTAAGGGAAATGAAGTCAGGGATAAAGTTGTTATCTGATGGAAATATTGACTTTTCAATAAAAGTCGCTGTTCATAAGGCATCTAAAAAAGCTATTGAGAAGATTCAGGCACAAGGCGGGGATGTGGAGGTATTGATTTAATGGGAGGTTTCCAGAATATTGGAAAGATCCCTGAACTTAAGCGAAGGATAATCATTACCCTTGCGTTGCTTTCTGTATACAGGATTGGAGTACATATACCTACGCCTGGTATCGATGGGCAAGTGCTTGCAGGCATCTTTGAAAGGGCAAAGGGTACATTACTCGGTTTCTTTGATATGTTTGCGGGCGGTGGGTTAGAGCGACTTTCTGTTTTTGCTCTTGGGATTATGCCGTATATCAGTGCATCTATTATATTGCAGCTTTTAACAGTTGTGGTTCCTACGCTTGAGCGATTATCAAAAGAAGGAGATGCCGGAAAAAAGAAAATAACCCAGTACACGAGGTATGGTACGGTTATCATCGCTCTTATCCAGGGTTTTGGAATCAGCATCGGGCTGGAACAGATGCGCGGCGCCGCAGGAGAACTTGTTGTATATAATCCGGGATGGGGTTTCAGACTTATGACTATGATTACCCTTACCGGTGGGACATCTTTCATTATGTGGCTCGGCGAACAGATTACGGAAAAAGGGATAGGAAACGGTATATCCTTGATTATTTTTGCCGGTATTGTTGCGAGGATGCCCAATGCAATAGCAGGTACTATGAGTCTTGTAAATTCCGGTGAAATGAACTGGTTTGTCATTGTATTAATTGTAGCGATGATGATGGCTGTCATTGCCTTCATAATATTTATGGAGACATCCCAGAGGAGGATACCCGTTCAGTATGCAAAAAGAGTTGTAGGGAGAAGGATCTACGGAGGCCAGGCGACGCATTTGCCTCTGAAGGTGAATACCGCCGGAGTTATACCGCCTATCTTTGCTTCATCAATCCTTATGTTTCCTGCAACAATTGCAAGTTTTATAGATCACCCATATATGAAAAAATTTGCAGAATTACTTACCCCCGGCACTATACTGCACGAGTTTATGTATATTGGTTTTATAATATTTTTCTGTTTTTTTTATACTGCAATAGTATTCAACCCGGATAATGTGGCAGATAACATGAAAAAATATGGGGGTTATTTACCGGGGATAAGGCCGGGCAAGAAAACGTCTGAATATATAGAGAAGGTACTTTCAAGGATTACTTTTGTTGGAGCAATGTATATATCCTTCGTCTGCGTTCTCCCAACCCTGCTTGTGAAAAAGTTTAATGTTCCCTTTTATTTCGGAGGTACTGCACTTCTTATTGTAGTTGGAGTTGCCCTTGATACTATTCAGCAGATTGAGTCTCACCTTATACTTAGACATTATGATGGGCTTGTGAAGAAATCTGCACGTATTAAAGGAAGAAGGTGAGGTACCGATAGTTGCAACATGATATTACTAAAAAGTACAGCCGAAATCGAGAAGATAAGAACAGCAAGCAGATATGCGATTGAAACACTGTTTTATTTAAAGGAGTTTGTTAAAGAAGGAGTTAAGACGATAGAGCTTGAATCTTTATGCGAAAGCAGGATAAATAAATTGAAAAATGTGAAGCCTGCTTTTAAAGGCTACAACGGTTATCCGTTCTGTCTGTGTATTTCTGTAAACGATGAAGTAGTTCATGGAATGCCGGATGAACGTATTATAAAAGAGGGCGATATAGTAAGCCTTGATTTTGGTATTTTTTATAATGGATTTTATGGAGATGTTGCATTGAGTAAAAGCGTAGGCAAGGTACCTTTAATAGTGGAGAAACTGCTTGCAATAACTGAGGAGTCTCTTTACAAGGGTATTGA is drawn from Pseudomonadota bacterium and contains these coding sequences:
- a CDS encoding type Z 30S ribosomal protein S14 — its product is MARRSMIEKWKKTPKYSTRHRNRCAVCGRPRGYLGKFQMCRICFRNYSLRGEVPGVTKSSW
- the rpsH gene encoding 30S ribosomal protein S8, whose amino-acid sequence is MAMTDTIADMLTRIRNAIMARHESVDIPYSNVKLAISKILKEEGYIKNYKIFVDDMRKKFLKIYIHYDTHNQSVITGLKRISKPGRRVYAKVDEMQKLSKRYGTVILSTSKGLMTNKNAKKNNTGGEPLLLVW
- the rplF gene encoding 50S ribosomal protein L6 gives rise to the protein MSRIGKKPITLPDGAKLDFEGDEITVSGPKGSLSRKLLEGLELSFNGNVVTVLRKNEEKKIKGYHGLMRTLISNMVEGVHNGFERKLEIAGIGYRAELKGNDLIFNLGYSHPITFPLPLGIDAQVDKQTLVTIKGINKELVGEVAAKIRALRKPDVYKNKGVKYAGEVLRKKAGKTGKK
- the rplR gene encoding 50S ribosomal protein L18 translates to MQRKDKAEARLKRKKRIRKKVAGSQEKPRLCVYKSLSNIYVQLIDDVHDKVVTGISTLNKDVKAQMKYGGNIEAAKKIGECIGKKAIEMGFTKVVFDRNGFKYHGRIKALAEAAREAGLIF
- the rpsE gene encoding 30S ribosomal protein S5, translated to MEVDGIELQDRLVYINRVAKVVKGGRRFSFSAIVVVGDGNGHVGYGLGKANEVPDAIRKAIERAKKDLVEVPVSNGTIPHEAKAKYGTSQVFMKPASAGTGVIAGRAVRAVVEVAGITNILTKCYGSRNYHNVVKATIKGLSTLKSPEMSLKQRGKIKGEEA
- the rpmD gene encoding 50S ribosomal protein L30; the encoded protein is MSYLKVKWIHSTNGCTKDMRATVKSLGFKRLYEEKVVKNTPEIRGMVKKVIHLVKVLEDVQ
- the rplO gene encoding 50S ribosomal protein L15: MKLSDLKPCEGSRKKRKRVGRGTGSGHGTTATYGNKGQRATSGGTKNKSFEGGQMPLTRRIPKRGFKNPFRKEYALVKIIDLEVFRGKERVDIEDYFTTGLVREMKSGIKLLSDGNIDFSIKVAVHKASKKAIEKIQAQGGDVEVLI
- the secY gene encoding preprotein translocase subunit SecY, whose protein sequence is MGGFQNIGKIPELKRRIIITLALLSVYRIGVHIPTPGIDGQVLAGIFERAKGTLLGFFDMFAGGGLERLSVFALGIMPYISASIILQLLTVVVPTLERLSKEGDAGKKKITQYTRYGTVIIALIQGFGISIGLEQMRGAAGELVVYNPGWGFRLMTMITLTGGTSFIMWLGEQITEKGIGNGISLIIFAGIVARMPNAIAGTMSLVNSGEMNWFVIVLIVAMMMAVIAFIIFMETSQRRIPVQYAKRVVGRRIYGGQATHLPLKVNTAGVIPPIFASSILMFPATIASFIDHPYMKKFAELLTPGTILHEFMYIGFIIFFCFFYTAIVFNPDNVADNMKKYGGYLPGIRPGKKTSEYIEKVLSRITFVGAMYISFVCVLPTLLVKKFNVPFYFGGTALLIVVGVALDTIQQIESHLILRHYDGLVKKSARIKGRR
- the map gene encoding type I methionyl aminopeptidase gives rise to the protein MILLKSTAEIEKIRTASRYAIETLFYLKEFVKEGVKTIELESLCESRINKLKNVKPAFKGYNGYPFCLCISVNDEVVHGMPDERIIKEGDIVSLDFGIFYNGFYGDVALSKSVGKVPLIVEKLLAITEESLYKGIDEAKEGNRLHDISYAVQSNVEDAGFSVVRDFVGHGIGKSLHEDPQIPNFGEKGTGIRLKKGMVLAIEPMVNMGEKEVVIKQNGWTAATKDGSLSAHFEHTVAITENGPDILSKI